A stretch of Brassica napus cultivar Da-Ae chromosome C6, Da-Ae, whole genome shotgun sequence DNA encodes these proteins:
- the LOC111215294 gene encoding uncharacterized protein LOC111215294 → MSKISNLDYASLNISGDNYLQWALDTNINLRSKELGDTIIKGNNETDKNRYMAISIIRHHLNESLKDQYLTMENPLELWTALRRRYDHQKTVLLPKARHEWKNLIFMDYKSVDEYNSVLFKIVSMMRLCGEEVIEKELLDKTFSTFHSTNVLLQQHEMRPIGTSTLPEANKAEKKDPKECNHVHDNKKSHGKGRSRFKGCGRDSYGRQGNHNNRGRGSCRGRENYGRGRESLKNKNPEAHMVHDTWYDADDDSDLERDDLLDFETSDCLKD, encoded by the exons atgtcgaaaatttCAAACCTAGACTATGCTTCCCTTAATATCTCTGGAGACAACTATTTGCAATGGGCACTTGACACAAATATTAACTTGAGGTCAAAGGAACTAGGTGATACTATCATCAAGGGTAACAATGAGACTGATAAGAATCGGTACAtggctataagtattatacgccaCCATCTCAATGAgagtctaaaagatcagtacctcaccatggaaaatccactagaacTTTGGACCGCTTTACGGcgtagatatgatcaccagaaaacagTGCTATTACCAAAGGCTAGACATGAGTGGAAGAATCTCATATTCatggactataagtctgtggatgaaTACAATTCAGTATTGTTTAAGATAGTCTCAATGATGAGATTATGTGGTGAGGAAGTAATCGAGAAGGAGTTGCTTGATAAAACATTCTCCACGTTCCATTCGACGAACGTGTTGCTGCAACAAca tgagatgagacccaTCGGAACATCAACATTACCAGAAGCCAATAAGGCcgaaaagaaagatcccaaagaaTGCAACCACGTCCATGATAATAAGAAGTCACACGGCAAAGGCCGTAGTAGATTCAAGGGATGTGGCCGTGACAGCTATGGCCGgcaaggaaaccacaataaccgtggtcgtggttcctgCCGTGGCCGAGAAAAttatggccgtggtcgag AGAGCcttaagaacaagaacccaGAAGCCCATATGGTTCATGATACCTGgtatgatgctgatgatgattcCGACCTTGAAAGGGACGACCTCTTGgattttgagacttctgattgtctcaaagaCTAA
- the LOC106382635 gene encoding flotillin-like protein 3 → MSYKIAGASEYLAITGGGIKDIKLAKSSWVLPWQSCTVFDVSPVNYTFEVQAMSSEKLPFVIPAVFTIGPRVDDPHALLLYAMLMSQHDKHSNHVNELVQGVIEGETRVLVASMTMEEVFKGTKEFKKEVFEKVQLELNQFGLVIYNANVKQLVDVPGHEYFSYLGQKTQMEAANQAKIDVAEAKMKGEVGAKERTGLTIQNAAKIDAESKIISTQRKGEGTKEEIKVKSEVQVFQNEKEALVAKADAALAIQKAALTKSSRVAEVEAAKAVAMREAELQTQVEKMNALTRTEKLKAEFLSKATVEYETKVQEANWELYNKQKKAEAVLYEKQKQAEATKAAADAAYYAKQRDAEGIVAMANAQGTYIKTLLGAVNNDYSAMRDFLMINNGVYQDIAKTNAIAIKDLQPKISVWNHGGAGADQGMTSGGMKDIAGLYKMLPPVLDTVYEQTGMQPPAWIGTLRGAEPSR, encoded by the exons atgagttACAAAATCGCTGGAGCATCGGAGTATCTTGCCATCACCGGTGGTGGAATCAAAGACATCAAGCTTGCCAAGTCTTCTTGGGTGCTTCCATGGCAGTCTTGCACCGTCTTCGATGTTTCTCCGGTCAACTACACGTTCGAGGTCCAGGCCATGAGTTCCGAGAAGCTCCCCTTTGTTATCCCCGCCGTTTTCACCATCGGTCCACGCGTCGATGACCCTCATGCTCTCTTGCTGTACGCCATGCTTATGTCTCAACACGATAAGCACTCGAACCACGTCAACGAGCTTGTTCAAGGTGTTATCGAAGGAGAGACTCGTGTTCTTGTTGCCTCCATGACCATGGAAGAAGTCTTCAAAG GAACAAAGGAGTTCAAGAAGGAAGTGTTTGAAAAGGTTCAGCTTGAGCTAAACCAATTTGGTCTTGTGATCTACAACGCTAATGTTAAGCAGCTGGTTGACGTGCCTGGACATGAGTACTTCTCTTACTTGGGTCAGAAGACACAGATGGAAGCAGCTAACCAAGCCAAGATCGATGTAGCAGAGGCAAAGATGAAGGGAGAAGTGGGTGCCAAAGAACGGACCGGGCTCACGATTCAGAACGCAGCAAAGATTGACGCGGAGTCAAAGATCATCTCCACTCAGAGGAAAGGAGAAGGGACAAAGGAAGAGATCAAGGTGAAGAGTGAGGTCCAAGTGTTTCAAAATGAGAAGGAGGCTCTTGTTGCTAAAGCCGATGCAGCACTTGCGATTCAGAAGGCTGCTCTAACCAAAAGCTCTCGGGTGGCTGAGGTTGAAGCCGCCAAGGCAGTTGCTATGAGGGAAGCTGAGCTTCAAACTCAAGTTGAGAAAATGAATGCGTTGACTCGGACGGAGAAGCTCAAAGCTGAGTTCCTCAGCAAAGCCACTGTTGAGTATGAAACCAAG GTGCAAGAAGCAAACTGGGAGTTATACAACAAGCAAAAGAAAGCAGAAGCTGTTCTTTACGAGAAGCAGAAACAAGCGGAGGCGACGAAAGCTGCAGCTGATGCTGCCTACTATGCTAAGCAAAGAGATGCAGAGGGGATTGTTGCCATGGCCAATGCTCAAGGGACTTATATCAAGACCCTCCTAGGCGCTGTCAACAACGACTACTCAGCAATGAGGGACTTCTTGATGATCAACAATGGGGTTTATCAGGATATCGCCAAGACCAATGCTATTGCCATCAAGGACTTGCAGCCTAAGATCAGTGTGTGGAACCACGGTGGTGCTGGTGCTGATCAGGGGATGACTAGTGGTGGTATGAAGGATATTGCTGGACTCTACAAGATGTTGCCACCGGTTCTTGATACGGTTTATGAGCAGACTGGGATGCAGCCACCGGCTTGGATTGGTACACTACGTGGTGCTGAGCCTAGCCGTTGA